Proteins encoded within one genomic window of Canis lupus familiaris isolate Mischka breed German Shepherd chromosome 12, alternate assembly UU_Cfam_GSD_1.0, whole genome shotgun sequence:
- the LOC111098339 gene encoding LOW QUALITY PROTEIN: pancreatic progenitor cell differentiation and proliferation factor-like (The sequence of the model RefSeq protein was modified relative to this genomic sequence to represent the inferred CDS: substituted 2 bases at 2 genomic stop codons), producing the protein MAALPSHSLLMATHDSYWCHLGSTSINSPCRTSEYPGEATPHHPASFEGSPLSHXWLXCWSPQNVPSVPKPPVA; encoded by the exons ATGGCAGCACTTCCCTCCCACAGCTTGCTCATGGCCACCCATGACTCTTACTGGTGCCACCTGGGTTCCACTTCCATTAACAGCCCTTGTAGAACTTCAGAGTACCCTGGGGAAGCCACCCCTCACCACCCAG CTTCTTTTGAGGGAAGTCCACTCTCTCATTAATGGCTATAGTGTTGGAGTCCCCAGAATGTTCCAAGTGTCCCCAAGCCTCCAGTGGCATGA